Genomic segment of Streptomyces alboniger:
CGCCGTTCTCCCCCCGCTCGCGGCGCTGTCCCGCCGCCATCACGTCCCGAACAGGTCCTGCTGACCCTTACCACCCGTGCGGCTCGGCGGCACCAGGTCCAGATGCGCCCAGGCCGCGGGCGTCGCGACGCGGCCGCGGGGAGTGCGGGCGAGCAGTCCCTCCCGTACGAGGAAGGGCTCGGCGACCTCCTCGACGGTCTCGCGCTCCTCCCCCACGGCGACCGCGAGGGTCGACAGGCCGACGGGCCCGCCGCCGAACAGCTTCAGCAGGGCCTCCAGGACGGCACGGTCGAGGCGGTCGAGGCCGCGTCCGTCGACCTCGTAGACCGCGAGGGCCGCGCCCGCGATGTCGCGGTCGATCACACCGTCGGCCTTGACCTGAGCGTAGTCCCGCACGCGGCGCAGCAGGCGGTTGGCGATACGGGGCGTGCCGCGCGAGCGGCCCGCGATTTCGGCGGCGCCGGCCGGGTCGATCTCCACGTCGAGCAGCTGGGCGGAGCGGTGGACGACGCGCTCCAGCTCCGCGGGTTCGTAGAACTCCATGTGCGCGGTGAAGCCGAAGCGGTCGCGCAGCGGCGGCGGCAGCAGGCCCGCGCGCGTGGTGGCGCCGACCAGGGTGAAGGGCGGCAGTTCGAGCGGGATGGCGGTGGCGCCGGGGCCCTTGCCGACGATGACGTCGACACGGAAGTCCTCCATCGCCATGTACAGCATCTCCTCGGCGGGCCGCGACATGCGGTGGATCTCGTCGAGGAAGAGGACCTCGCCCTCCTGGAGGGAGGAGAGGATCGCCGCGAGGTCGCCCGCGTGCTGGATGGCGGGGCCGCTGGTGATGCGGATGGGGGCGCCCATCTCGGCGGCGATGATCATCGAGAGGGTCGTCTTGCCGAGGCCGGGGGCCCCGGAGAGCAGGACGTGGTCGGCGGTGGCGCCCCGCGCGCGGGCCGCCCGCAGGACGAGGTCGAGCTGTTCGCGGACCTTCTCCTGGCCGATGAACTCGCCCAGGTCCTTGGGGCGCAGGGCGGCCTCGACGGCCTGGTCCTCGCCGTCGGCGCCGGAGTCCACCAGCCGCTCCGTGGCGGGTCCGACGAGCCGCTCGGCCGCGCCGTCGGCGTCGTCGGTCGTGTCGTCCCAGTTCATGCGGTGTGCCTCGCGATGCGGTTCAGGGGGGCGGCGGGTGTGTGCGGGTGCTAGCGGGTGCGGTTCAGGGTCTGGAGCGCCGCCTTGAGGAGCCGGCCCACCTGCGGGGTCCCCTCGGTCGCCTCGGCCTGCGGGGCGACGGCGGCGACGGCCTCGTCGGCCTCGCGCGTGGCGTACCCGAGGCCGATCAGCGCGGCGTGCAACTGGTCGCGCCAGCCGGAGGTGACGGCCGTGCCGATGGCGGGGCCGCCGGTGCCGAGCGGCTCGCCGAGGCGGTCCTTGTACTCCAGGAGCAGCTTCTGGGCGCCCTTCTTGCCGATGCCCGGAACGGCGGTCAGCGCCTTCTCGTCGCCGGTGGAGACAGCGCGGCGCAGGGCGTCGGGGCTGTGTACCGCGAGCATGGCCTGGGCCAGTCGCGGACCGACGCCGCTGGCGGTCTGGAGCAGTTCGAAGGTCTGCCGCTCGTCGTCGTCCGCGAAGCCGTAGAGCGTCAGGGAGTCCTCGCGGACGACCAGGGAGGTGGCGAGCTTGGTCTGCTGGCCGACGCGGAGGGTGGACAGGGTGTTCGGCGTGCACTGGACGGCCATGCCGATGCCGCCGACCTCGACCACCGCGGTATCGGGGGCGAGGGCGGCGACGGGGCCGCTGACGAAGGCGATCATGCGGTACGGCCTTTCTGCGCTGTGGGGGTTCGTGCGGCGTGCGGGGCCGCTGCCTGCTGGAGGCGGTTCTGGGACGCTGCCTGCTGGAGGCGGTTCTGGGCGACGGCCTGCTGGAGGCGGTTCTGCGCGGGGGCGCGCCAGATGTGGCAGATGGCGAGCGCGAGGGCGTCCGCGGCGTCGGCGGGCCTGGGCGGCGCGTCGAGCCGCAGCAGACGGGTCACCATGGCGCCCACCTGCGCCTTGTCGGCGCGGCCGCTGCCGGTGACGGCGGCCTTGACCTCGCTCGGGGTGTGCAGGGCGACAGGGATGCCGCGGCGGGAGGCGCAGAGCATGGCGACGGCGCTGGCCTGGGCGGTGCCCATGACCGTACGCACGTTGTGCTGGCTGAACACCCGCTCCACGGCGAGGACTTCGGGGCTGTGCTCGTCGAGCCACTGCTCGATGCCCTGCTCGATGGCGACCAGCCGGTGGCCCAACTCGGCGTCGGCCGGGGTCCGTACGACACCGACGCCGCGCATGGTCAAAGGGCGTCCGGCGACTCCGTCGACGACCCCCACACCGCACCGGGTCAGCCCCGGGTCGACCCCCAGCACCCGCACGACAGCCCCCACTTCTTCGCTCACCTGTTTGTGCAGGCTATCGGCTCGCACTGACAACGCGACGGGCCGACAGGGGCGTGTCCCCGTCGGCCCGTCGTCGCATACGCGTCACATCCGCGTGTGTCAGGCGTCCACCTTGGCCATGACCTCGTCGGAGACGTCGAAGTTGGCGAAGACGTTCTGCACGTCGTCGCTGTCCTCCAGGGCGTCGATCAGCTTGAAGATCTTCCGGGCACCCTCTTCGTCCAGCTCGACCTGCATGGTCGGGACGAAGTTGGCGTCGGCCGAGTCGTAGTCGATGCCGGCGTCCTGGAGGGCGGTGCGGACCGCGACCAGGTCGGTGGCCTCGCTGAGGACCTCGAAGGTCTCGCCGAGGTCGTTGACCTCTTCGGCGCCCGCGTCGAGGACCGCGCCGAGCACGTCGTCCTCGGTCAGCTCACCCTTGGGGACGATGACGACGCCCTTGCGGTTGAAGAGGTACGAGACGGAGCCCGGGTCGGCCATCGAGCCGCCGTTGCGCGTCATGGCGACGCGGACGTCGGACGCGGCGCGGTTGCGGTTGTCGGTGAGGCACTCGATGAGCACCGCGACGCCGTTCGGGCCGTAACCCTCGTACATGATCGTCTCGTAGTCGGCGCCACCGGCTTCGAGGCCGGCGCCGCGCTTGACCGCGGAGTCGATGTTCTTGTTCGGGACCGAGCTCTTCTTGGCCTTCTGGATGGCGTCGAAGAGCGTCGGGTTGCCGGACACGTCGGCGCCGCCCGTGCGGGCCGCGACCTCGATGTTCTTGATCATCTTCGCGAAGAGCTTGCCGCGCTTGGCGTCGATCACGGCCTTCTTGTGCTTCGTCGTAGCCCATTTAGAGTGGCCGGACATCTGCCTGTCTCCTTCGCGTTACCCAACAACCAGTACGAACTCTCCCAGACCTCAAGGCTCCGGGGATCCCCGCAGATCCTACAAGGATCCCGCGCGGGGGTTACCCCGCGCCATCTCCACGAACAGAGCGTGGACCCGGTGGTCGCCGGTCAGCTCCGGGTGGAACGACGTGGCGAGCGCGTTGCCCTGGCGCACGGCGACGATGTGGCCCGCGTGCTCGGCCAGCACCTCGACCTGCGCGCCGACCGACTCGACCCAGGGCGCCCGGATGAAGACGCCCTCGACCGGGTCGCCCTCGATGCCCTTGATGTCGACGGCCGCCTCGAAGGATTCGTTCTGCCGTCCGAAGGCGTTGCGCCGCACGATCATGTCGATGCCGCCCACCGTCTCCTGCCCCGAGCGCGGGTCGAGGATCTTGTCGGCGAGCATGATCATGCCCGCGCAGGTGCCGTAGACCGGCATGCCGTCGCGCACACGCGCGCGGAGGGGCTCGAGAAGGCCGAAGAGAGCGGCCAGCTTGGAGATCGTGGTGGACTCGCCACCGGGGATGACCAGGCCGTCGACCTCGGCGAGTTCTTCGGGGCGCCGCACCGGCCTGGCCACGGCGTCCGCCGAGGCCAGGGCGATCAGGTGCTCCCGTACGTCCCCCTGGAGGGCGAGGACGCCCACTACGGGAGTGGTCATTACCAGCCTCGGTTCGCGTAGCGCTCGGTCTCCGGCAGGGTGTCGCAGTTGATGCCGACCATGGCCTCGCCGAGGTTGCGGGAGGCGTCCGCGATGATCTTCGGGTCGTCGTAGAACGTGGTGGCCTTCACGATGGCCGCGGCGCGCTTGGCCGGGTCGCCGGACTTGAAGATGCCGGAGCCGACGAAGACGCCCTCGGCGCCGAGCTGACGCATCAGGGCGGCGTCGGCCGGGGTGGCGACGCCACCGGCGGAGAAGAGCACGACCGGCAGCTTGCCCAGCTCGGCGGTCTCCTTGACCAGCTCGTAGGGGGCGCGCAGGTCCTTGGCGGCGGCGTACAGCTCGTTGTTGTCGAAGCCGCGCAGCTTGGCGATCTCGTTCTTGATCTGGCGCAGGTGGCGGACGGCCTCGACGACGTTGCCGGTGCCGGCCTCGCCCTTGGAGCGGATCATGGCCGCGCCCTCGGCGATGCGGCGCAGGGCCTCGCCCAGGTTGGTGGCGCCGCACACGAACGGGGTCGTGAAGGCGAACTTGTCGCTGTGGTTGACCTCGTCGGCCGGGGTCAGGACCTCGGACTCGTCGATGTAGTCGACGCCGAGGGACTGGAGGACCTGGGCCTCGACGAAGTGGCCGATGCGGGACTTTGCCATGACCGGGATGGAGACGGCCTCGATGATCTCTTCGATCATGTTCGGGTCGGACATCCGCGCCACGCCGCCGTCCTTGCGGATGTCGGCGGGCACCCGCTCCAGCGCCATGACGGCGACGGCGCCGGCGTCCTCGGCTATCTTCGCCTGCTCGGCGTTGACGACGTCCATGATCACGCCGCCCTTGAGCTGCTCGGCCATGCCGCGCTTCACGCGCGCGGTGCCGGTCTCGGGCGACGGGTTGCTGCTGGAGAGGGTGCTGGACACGGAGTTGACCTCACTCGCTGAAGAAGGTTTCTACAGCTCCGAGGAAACTCCCGACTACCAGGCCACAGCAAGGGCCAATGGTTGACCGGTGGCTCATTTTCCGGGACGCGCCTGGTCCGTGCCGGGCTCGGCGGCCAGGCGCGGACGCGCAGGTCACACCGCTGACCGGCGCCGGATCGCCCGGCCCCGCTAAGAACCGGCCCGGTCGGCCAGCGCCACCGGCGGCTCGTCGTCCATCTCGAAGGCCATCGGGAACGGCGCGTGTCCCGCGAGGCGGAACCAGCGGACCTTGCGGTGCCTGCGCAGGGCACGGGCCGCGCGTACGGAGTCGTTGTGGAAGCGGCGGGCCATCGGCACCCGGCGCACGGACGCCGCCAGTTCGGTGGCCGCCTCGTCCCCGCCCGGAGCTTCGCGTACCGCCTCGACCTGCTGGATCTCACCGAAGATGGCCCGCAGCGCCTGGCTCAGCTCGCTCTCCGCGACCTCGCGCTGCTCCTCCTCCGCCTGCCGGGCCGCGTGCGCCGCCTCGTAGAGCACGATCGAGGCGGCGGGGTCGAGCACCCCCGAGGTGGCCAGCTCCTGGGCGACCGAGGCGCGGCGCAGCAGCTGCGCGTCGAGAGCGGCGCGCGAGGCGTCGATCCGCGCGTGCAGCCGGTCGAGCCGCCCGGCGGTCCAGCTCAGATAGAGGCCGATCGCCAGGAGGGCTACCGCGATCCAGATCAAGGTGGAGGTCACGGACGCTCAGGCTAGTCGCCCCGCGCCCACCGGTTCACCACCGGGCACCCCGATGCGGCCCGAGGCGCCCCAGGGCCCCCGTCCGCGGCGGACCCTCAGGTACGAGTGAGCCCGAACCGCGCCCGAAGACCCGACCGCTCGTCCTCCGCGACCGAGGCCGCGCCGTCCGTCACCGTCTCGTACACCGCGAGGATGTCCGCGCCGACGGTCGACCAGTCGAAGCGCCGCACGTGCGCGCTGCCGCGCTCCCGCAGCCCCTCACGGCGCTCGGGGTCGGCGAGGAGGCGTACCGCCGCCTTGGCGAGGGACTCCGCGTCCTCGTTGCCGAACAGCTCGCCCGCCGCACCCTGGTCGAGCACCTGCGCGAAGGCGTCCAGGTCGCTGGCGAGCACGGGCGCGCCGGCGGACATCGCCTCGACGAGGATGATCCCGAAGCTCTCGCCGCCGGTGTTCGGAGCGACGTACAGGTCGACGCTCCTCAGCAGCCGCGCCTTGTCCTCGTCGCTGACCATGCCGAGGAACTCCACGCGGGAGCGCAGCTCGTCCGGGAGCGAGGCCACCGCCTCCTCCTCGTCGCCGCGCCCGGCGACGAGGAGACGGGCGTTCGGCCGCTCGGCGAAGATCTGCGGCAGCGCCTTCATCAGGACCGGGAGTCCCTTGCGGGGCTCGTCGATGCGGCCGATGAAGCCGATGGTCTCCCCCTGCCACTCGGGCTTGGGCTCGGCCTTGGCGAAGAAGTCGACGTCGACGCCGTTGGGGATGACGACCGCGTCGCCGCCCAGGTGCTCCACGAGGGTCCGGCGCGCGTACTCGCTGACGGCGATGCGGGCGCTGATCTTCTCCAGGGCGGGCTGGAGGATCGGGTACGCGGCGATCATGGCCCGGGAGCGCGGGTTGGACGTGTGGAACGTCGCGACGATCGGGCCCTGCGCCGCCCAGCAGGTGAGCAGCCCGAGCGACGGCGACGTCGGCTCGTGGATGTGGATGACGTCGAAGGTGCCGTCGTGCAGCCAGCGGCGGACCCGCGCGGCCGACAGGAAGCCGAAGTTGAGCCGGGCGACCGAGCCGTTGTACGGCACGGGGACGGCCCGGCCCGCCGAGACGACGTACGGCGGGAGGGGGGTCTCGTCGTCGGCCGGGGCCAGGACGGAGACCTCGTGTCCGAGGCGGATCAGGTGCTCCGCCAGATCGCGGATGTGGAACTGGACGCCGCCCGGCACGTCCCAGGAGTACGGGCAGACGATGCCGATCTTCACGAGGGCTCCCCCGCCGCGGGGCCGCCGGGGCGGGGCTCCAGGTCGGCGAGCCACAGTCGCTGGAGCATGTGCCAGTCCTCCGGGTGGTCGGCGATGCCGGTGGCGAAGGCGTCTGCCAGCGCCTGCGTCATGACAGACGTCTTCTCGGCGCGGGTGCCTGTCTCGGGAACGTCGACGGGCGGGTGGATCCGGCCCTTCATGACGGGCGTGCCGTCGTACCAGAGCGTCACGGGCAGGAGCACGGCGCCGGTCTGCTGGGCCAGCATCGCGGGTCCCGCGGGCATCCGGGCCGTGTCTCCGAAGAACTTCACCTCGACTCCGGAGGCCGACAGATCGCGGTCCGCGACGAGACAGATGAGACCACCCGCGCGCAGCCGCCGGGCCAGCGTGCCGAAGGCGGAGCCCCCGGTGTGCGGGAGGACCTCCATGCCGAGGCTCTCGCGGTAGGCGACGAAACGGTCGTAGAGCGTCTCGGGCTTGAGCCTCTCGGCGACGGTCGTGAAGGGGATGTCGAGCTTCGTGGTGACCCAGGCGCCCGCGAGGTCCCAGTTACCGAGATGCGGCAGGGCGACGATGACGCCCTTGCCGGCGGCGAGCCCGTCGGTGAGGTGGTGCTGGCCCGTGACGTCGACGCCGTCCCTGACGCGCTCCCGGCTCCAGGAGGGCAGCCGGAAGGACTCCATCCAGTAGCGCAGGTACGACCGCATGCCCGCCCTGGACAGCTGGGCGAGCCGCTCCGGGGTGGCGTCGGGCACCACGCGCGCGAGGTTCGACTCCAGGCGCAGCACGCCCTTGCCGCGGCGCCTCCAGACCGCGTCGGCGATGGTCGTGCCGAGTCGCTGGGCGACCGGCTCGGGGAGCTTCTTGACGGTGCTCCAGCCGAGGCCGTACAGCGCGTCGGTGAGTCGGTCCTTCACTGCGCCGTCTCACTCTCCTGGTCCGGGGCGGCGTCGGCCTCGGCGGCCTCGCGGCGCACGGTCACGACGCGCTGCACGAGGGTGACCAGGCTGCCGACCGCGACGATCCACAGGGCGATGGGCAGCAGGACGTCGATGCCCGGGACGCCGAACTTGTGCAGCCCGGCGAGGCCCGCGGCGACCAGCGAGATCACCAGCCGCTCGGCGCGCTCCACCAGGCCGTTGACGGCCACGGGCAGGCCGATCGCCTCGCCGCGCGCCTTGGTGTACGACACCACCTGGCCGCTCGCCAGACAGAAGATGGAGACGGCGCAGAGGATGTTGTCGTCCCCGGATCCCGCGTACCAGAGGGCGAGGCCGCCGAAGATCGCGCTGTCGGCCACCCGGTCGAGCGTGGAGTCCAGGAAGGCGCCCCAGCGGCTGGAGCGGCCGAGCTGGCGGGCCATGTTGCCGTCGACGAGGTCGGAGAAGACGAACAGGGTGATGACGATCGTGCCCCAGAAGAACTCGCCACGGGGGAAGAAGACCAGCGCTCCCGCCACCACACCGGCCGTGCCGATGAAGGTGACCGCGTCGGGGCTGACCCCGCGGCGGATGAGAAACGCGGCGAACGGTGTGAGGACACGCGTGAAGAATGCACGCGCGTACTTGTTCAGCATGGCCTTCCCGAGGGGTCGGTGCGCCGCGTGGCCCCGTTGGCCACCGGCCGACCCATCGTAGTCACGCCCTTGACGCACCGGCTCGCCCCCTCACGATCGCGTACGACGTATGGACGCACCGTGACGCGAGTGGAAAGCTCGAAAGCACCACGGGCGCCGTCGGAGCCGCCCCGCACTGGGCCCCGCGCGTCCGCGAGCAGCCAGCATCCCCGAGGGGGCTGAGCCTCCTCATCGTGCACGTGACCGGGAGGCAAGGCATGGGCGACAAGGCGAACGCACACCCCGGAGCCGCCGGCAGGGCAGCGACGGCCGACCACCCCGCGTCCGTACGGAATGTGGTGCTGGTCGGCCACAGCGGATCGGGCAAGACGACCCTGGTGGAGGCCCTCGCGCTGACCGCGGGAGCGGTGAACCGCGCGGGCCGCGTCGAGGACGGCACCGCCGTCTCCGACTACGACGAGATCGAGCACCGGCAGCAGCGCTCGGTGCAGCTGTCCCTGGTCCCCGTCGAATGGGACGGCATCAAGATCAATCTGCTGGACACCCCTGGATACGCCGACTTCGTCGGTGAGCTGAGGGCCGGTCTGCGCGCCGCGGACGCGGCCCTCTTCGTCGTCTCGGCGGCGGAGGGCGCCGAGGGCGTCACCGGCGCGACCCGCATGGTGTGGGAGGAGTGCGCGGCGGTCGGCATGCCGCGGGCCATCGTGGTGACGCACCTGGAGTCGGCCCGCGCGGACTTCACCGTGATGACGCGCAACTGCGCCGAGGCGTTCGGCGCCGACGACCCGGACGCCGTACTGCCGCTGTACCTGCCCCTCCACGGTGAGCAGGGCCCGGACGGGCACGCGCCGGTGACCGGCCTGATCGGGCTGCTCTCCCGGCGGGTCTACGACTACGCGTCGGGTGAGCGCAAGGAATCCGAGCCGGGCGACGACCAGCTGCCGCTGATCGAGGAGGCCCGCAACAAACTGATCGAGGGGATCATCGCCGAGAGCGAGGACGAGTCCCTCATGGACCGCTATCTCAGCGGCGAGGACATCGACTTCAAGACACTCGTGGACGACCTGGAACGGGCCGTCGCGCGCGGCATCTTCCACCCCGTGCTCGCCGCCGCCCCGGCCGCGGAGGGCGCCCGCCAGGGCATCGGCACGGTCGAGCTCCTCGAACTGATCACGGGCGGCTTCCCCACCCCGCTGGAACACCCCGCGCCGACGGTGACGACGCCGGGTGGCAAGGCGCGGCCCGCCCTGTCCTGCGATCCCGACGGCCCCCTGGCGGCCGAGGTCGTCAAGACCGCCTCCGACCCCTACGTCGGCCGGATCTCGCTCGTACGCGTCTTCTCCGGCACCCTGCGCCCCGACGAGACGGTGCACGTCTCCGGCCACGGCCTGGCGGACCGGGGCCACGAGGACCACGACGTCGACGAGCGCGTCGGCGCGCTGTCCTCCCCCTTCGGCAAGCAGCAGCGCGTTCTCACCCGGTGTGTGGCGGGCGACATGGCGTGCGTGGCCAAACTGCACCGCGCGGAGACCGGCGACACGCTGTCGAGCAAGGACGACCCGCTCCTGATGGAGCCCTGGGACATGCCGGACCCGCTCCTTCCGCTCGCCATCCAGGCGCACAGCAAGGCGGACGAGGACAAGCTCTCGCAAGGGCTCTCGCGCTTGGTGGCCGAGGATCCGACGATGCGCCTTGAGCAGAACCAGGACACGCACCAGGTGGTCCTGTGGTGCCTGGGCGAGGCGCACGCCGACGTGGCCCTGGAGCGGCTGCGCAGCCGGTACGGCGTACAGGTCGACGTCGTACCGCACCGGGTCACCCTGCGGGAGACGTTCGCGGACAGGTCCGCGGGGCGCGGACGCCATGTGAAGCAGTCCGGCGGGCACGGCCAGTACGCGATCTGCGAGATCGAGGTGGAGCCGCTGCCCGGCGGCAGCGGCATCGAGTTCGTCGACAAGGTGGTCGGCGGCGCGGTCCCCCGCCAGTTCATCCCCTCCGTCGAGAAGGGTGTCCGCGCGCAGGCGGCGAAGGGCGTCGCGGCCGGGTACGCCCTCATCGACATACGCGTCACGCTCCTCGACGGCAAGGCGCACTCGGTGGACTCCTCCGACGCCGCGTTCCAGACGGCGGGCGCGCTCGCGCTGCGCGAGGCGGCGGCCGGGGCCAGGATCCACCTGCTCGAACCGGTCGCCGAGGTACGGGTGCTGGTCGGCGACGACTATGTCGGCGCGGTCATGAGCGATCTGTCCGGGCGCCGCGGCCGGGTGGTCGGCACCGAGCAGGCGCCCGGCGGACGCACGCTCGTACGGGCGGAGGTCCCCGAGATCGAGATCGGCCGGTACGCGGTGGACCTGCGGTCACTCTCCCAGGGCACCGGGCGCTTCAGCCGGGCGTACGCCCGCCACGAGCCGATGCCCCCGCAGTTGTCGGAGCGGATCCGCGAACAAGCGCGGGCCGCCTCGTAGTTGAAGGAGCCGAACCGGCGCACGATCGCCGCCCGCCCGGCCCGCGCGGGCGGGCGGCACCCCGGGCGCCCCCTGCCGGATGTCGGTGCTCCCCGATACGCTGATGACCTGATCAACGGATGCGCCGGTCGGCAACAGGTGTGCCGGACAAGGAAGTCGGGAAGAGCCGCAGCAGCGAAGGCGTCGCGGCGAGGGGGCGGCAGTGGCGGACGATGGATTCGACTTCAGGCCCGGGGCCCAGGT
This window contains:
- the ruvB gene encoding Holliday junction branch migration DNA helicase RuvB, which translates into the protein MNWDDTTDDADGAAERLVGPATERLVDSGADGEDQAVEAALRPKDLGEFIGQEKVREQLDLVLRAARARGATADHVLLSGAPGLGKTTLSMIIAAEMGAPIRITSGPAIQHAGDLAAILSSLQEGEVLFLDEIHRMSRPAEEMLYMAMEDFRVDVIVGKGPGATAIPLELPPFTLVGATTRAGLLPPPLRDRFGFTAHMEFYEPAELERVVHRSAQLLDVEIDPAGAAEIAGRSRGTPRIANRLLRRVRDYAQVKADGVIDRDIAGAALAVYEVDGRGLDRLDRAVLEALLKLFGGGPVGLSTLAVAVGEERETVEEVAEPFLVREGLLARTPRGRVATPAAWAHLDLVPPSRTGGKGQQDLFGT
- the ruvA gene encoding Holliday junction branch migration protein RuvA — encoded protein: MIAFVSGPVAALAPDTAVVEVGGIGMAVQCTPNTLSTLRVGQQTKLATSLVVREDSLTLYGFADDDERQTFELLQTASGVGPRLAQAMLAVHSPDALRRAVSTGDEKALTAVPGIGKKGAQKLLLEYKDRLGEPLGTGGPAIGTAVTSGWRDQLHAALIGLGYATREADEAVAAVAPQAEATEGTPQVGRLLKAALQTLNRTR
- the ruvC gene encoding crossover junction endodeoxyribonuclease RuvC gives rise to the protein MRVLGVDPGLTRCGVGVVDGVAGRPLTMRGVGVVRTPADAELGHRLVAIEQGIEQWLDEHSPEVLAVERVFSQHNVRTVMGTAQASAVAMLCASRRGIPVALHTPSEVKAAVTGSGRADKAQVGAMVTRLLRLDAPPRPADAADALALAICHIWRAPAQNRLQQAVAQNRLQQAASQNRLQQAAAPHAARTPTAQKGRTA
- a CDS encoding YebC/PmpR family DNA-binding transcriptional regulator, which translates into the protein MSGHSKWATTKHKKAVIDAKRGKLFAKMIKNIEVAARTGGADVSGNPTLFDAIQKAKKSSVPNKNIDSAVKRGAGLEAGGADYETIMYEGYGPNGVAVLIECLTDNRNRAASDVRVAMTRNGGSMADPGSVSYLFNRKGVVIVPKGELTEDDVLGAVLDAGAEEVNDLGETFEVLSEATDLVAVRTALQDAGIDYDSADANFVPTMQVELDEEGARKIFKLIDALEDSDDVQNVFANFDVSDEVMAKVDA
- the pdxT gene encoding pyridoxal 5'-phosphate synthase glutaminase subunit PdxT — translated: MTTPVVGVLALQGDVREHLIALASADAVARPVRRPEELAEVDGLVIPGGESTTISKLAALFGLLEPLRARVRDGMPVYGTCAGMIMLADKILDPRSGQETVGGIDMIVRRNAFGRQNESFEAAVDIKGIEGDPVEGVFIRAPWVESVGAQVEVLAEHAGHIVAVRQGNALATSFHPELTGDHRVHALFVEMARGNPRAGSL
- the pdxS gene encoding pyridoxal 5'-phosphate synthase lyase subunit PdxS, which codes for MSSTLSSSNPSPETGTARVKRGMAEQLKGGVIMDVVNAEQAKIAEDAGAVAVMALERVPADIRKDGGVARMSDPNMIEEIIEAVSIPVMAKSRIGHFVEAQVLQSLGVDYIDESEVLTPADEVNHSDKFAFTTPFVCGATNLGEALRRIAEGAAMIRSKGEAGTGNVVEAVRHLRQIKNEIAKLRGFDNNELYAAAKDLRAPYELVKETAELGKLPVVLFSAGGVATPADAALMRQLGAEGVFVGSGIFKSGDPAKRAAAIVKATTFYDDPKIIADASRNLGEAMVGINCDTLPETERYANRGW
- a CDS encoding glycosyltransferase family 4 protein, with translation MKIGIVCPYSWDVPGGVQFHIRDLAEHLIRLGHEVSVLAPADDETPLPPYVVSAGRAVPVPYNGSVARLNFGFLSAARVRRWLHDGTFDVIHIHEPTSPSLGLLTCWAAQGPIVATFHTSNPRSRAMIAAYPILQPALEKISARIAVSEYARRTLVEHLGGDAVVIPNGVDVDFFAKAEPKPEWQGETIGFIGRIDEPRKGLPVLMKALPQIFAERPNARLLVAGRGDEEEAVASLPDELRSRVEFLGMVSDEDKARLLRSVDLYVAPNTGGESFGIILVEAMSAGAPVLASDLDAFAQVLDQGAAGELFGNEDAESLAKAAVRLLADPERREGLRERGSAHVRRFDWSTVGADILAVYETVTDGAASVAEDERSGLRARFGLTRT
- a CDS encoding phosphatidylinositol mannoside acyltransferase; protein product: MKDRLTDALYGLGWSTVKKLPEPVAQRLGTTIADAVWRRRGKGVLRLESNLARVVPDATPERLAQLSRAGMRSYLRYWMESFRLPSWSRERVRDGVDVTGQHHLTDGLAAGKGVIVALPHLGNWDLAGAWVTTKLDIPFTTVAERLKPETLYDRFVAYRESLGMEVLPHTGGSAFGTLARRLRAGGLICLVADRDLSASGVEVKFFGDTARMPAGPAMLAQQTGAVLLPVTLWYDGTPVMKGRIHPPVDVPETGTRAEKTSVMTQALADAFATGIADHPEDWHMLQRLWLADLEPRPGGPAAGEPS
- a CDS encoding elongation factor G-like protein EF-G2, translating into MGDKANAHPGAAGRAATADHPASVRNVVLVGHSGSGKTTLVEALALTAGAVNRAGRVEDGTAVSDYDEIEHRQQRSVQLSLVPVEWDGIKINLLDTPGYADFVGELRAGLRAADAALFVVSAAEGAEGVTGATRMVWEECAAVGMPRAIVVTHLESARADFTVMTRNCAEAFGADDPDAVLPLYLPLHGEQGPDGHAPVTGLIGLLSRRVYDYASGERKESEPGDDQLPLIEEARNKLIEGIIAESEDESLMDRYLSGEDIDFKTLVDDLERAVARGIFHPVLAAAPAAEGARQGIGTVELLELITGGFPTPLEHPAPTVTTPGGKARPALSCDPDGPLAAEVVKTASDPYVGRISLVRVFSGTLRPDETVHVSGHGLADRGHEDHDVDERVGALSSPFGKQQRVLTRCVAGDMACVAKLHRAETGDTLSSKDDPLLMEPWDMPDPLLPLAIQAHSKADEDKLSQGLSRLVAEDPTMRLEQNQDTHQVVLWCLGEAHADVALERLRSRYGVQVDVVPHRVTLRETFADRSAGRGRHVKQSGGHGQYAICEIEVEPLPGGSGIEFVDKVVGGAVPRQFIPSVEKGVRAQAAKGVAAGYALIDIRVTLLDGKAHSVDSSDAAFQTAGALALREAAAGARIHLLEPVAEVRVLVGDDYVGAVMSDLSGRRGRVVGTEQAPGGRTLVRAEVPEIEIGRYAVDLRSLSQGTGRFSRAYARHEPMPPQLSERIREQARAAS